In a single window of the Serratia quinivorans genome:
- the traC_2 gene encoding DNA primase TraC, whose amino-acid sequence MKKTSSSRRPAKARRERTDLYQQVTDKIIAAIETGTLPWRKPWRTDKGRGASTAIMPQNGTTGYHYSGVNVLLLWMAADERGFHSNRWLTYKQAEAVGGHVRAGETATLAVVFKPWDKQVEDADGRQLFDEEGNPLKTRIPMLKPLYLFNVAQCDDLPETVVGITPAEEPEEEGALVDAKTQAQVSTLVEACGVRVEQVYQDRAFYSPLRDRIVLPQVQQFRTEEDYWSTLLHELVHSTGHATRLNREGITSSSRAFGDPVYAFEELVAELGSAFMCAQLGVFGDIQHDSYLEHWLRVLREDKRALFRAAKQAREASEFLLKPLAEPVTTDPAVAA is encoded by the coding sequence ATGAAGAAAACATCATCATCACGTCGGCCGGCAAAAGCCCGTCGCGAACGTACTGACCTGTACCAACAGGTTACGGACAAAATCATTGCCGCCATCGAGACGGGAACCTTGCCCTGGCGCAAGCCCTGGCGGACCGACAAGGGCCGCGGCGCGTCGACGGCCATCATGCCGCAGAACGGCACGACCGGTTACCACTACAGCGGCGTGAATGTGCTGCTGTTATGGATGGCCGCGGACGAAAGGGGTTTTCACTCCAATCGCTGGCTCACCTACAAGCAGGCGGAAGCCGTTGGTGGGCATGTGCGTGCCGGCGAAACCGCGACCCTGGCCGTGGTATTCAAACCCTGGGACAAGCAGGTGGAGGATGCTGACGGCCGGCAGTTGTTTGACGAAGAGGGGAACCCGCTGAAAACGCGAATACCCATGCTGAAGCCGTTGTACCTGTTTAACGTTGCCCAATGCGACGACCTCCCGGAAACCGTTGTCGGCATTACGCCGGCAGAGGAGCCGGAAGAGGAGGGGGCGTTGGTCGATGCGAAAACACAGGCTCAGGTCAGCACCCTCGTTGAGGCCTGCGGCGTTCGGGTTGAACAGGTTTACCAGGACAGGGCATTTTACTCCCCGCTCCGCGACCGGATTGTCCTGCCACAGGTTCAGCAATTTCGAACCGAGGAGGATTACTGGTCGACGTTATTGCATGAACTGGTGCACAGCACCGGTCATGCAACACGGCTCAACCGGGAGGGGATCACGTCTTCTTCCCGCGCGTTCGGAGACCCGGTATACGCGTTCGAGGAACTGGTGGCGGAGCTGGGCAGTGCTTTTATGTGCGCACAGCTTGGCGTCTTTGGCGACATCCAGCACGACAGTTACCTTGAACATTGGCTCAGGGTATTGCGTGAAGATAAGCGCGCGCTGTTTCGTGCGGCAAAACAGGCCCGTGAGGCGTCAGAGTTTTTACTGAAACCCCTGGCGGAACCGGTGACAACCGATCCTGCCGTTGCGGCATGA
- a CDS encoding Protein of uncharacterised function (DUF3085) — translation MLHFNPAELRAVVAEVRANQCALVLAKDDGVYLMPAVGERNATGRIKHLAYADGCHPDKDDAWYETSRRLAGGDDFGEALMLNDSCIERILSQGHELWIHLLPETVYMHVATVNWVCVADFRRITARMLQLAEVHYSVCVSQDEFKHWRERSINLLATACHTDCKRAKPADREDYLVMFERLKQRVDTVNPKGALRYPAL, via the coding sequence ATGTTGCATTTTAACCCTGCAGAACTGCGCGCCGTGGTGGCTGAAGTCCGCGCCAATCAGTGTGCGTTGGTGTTGGCCAAAGACGACGGCGTCTATCTGATGCCGGCTGTGGGCGAACGAAACGCCACCGGCCGTATCAAGCACCTGGCGTATGCCGACGGGTGTCATCCTGATAAAGATGATGCCTGGTATGAAACGTCCCGGCGGCTCGCCGGCGGCGACGACTTTGGCGAGGCGCTGATGCTGAACGACAGTTGTATCGAGCGAATACTGTCGCAAGGCCATGAGCTCTGGATCCACCTGTTACCCGAAACGGTCTATATGCACGTTGCCACGGTTAACTGGGTGTGTGTCGCCGACTTCCGTCGTATAACCGCCCGCATGCTGCAGCTGGCCGAGGTCCATTACTCGGTTTGTGTCAGCCAGGATGAGTTTAAACACTGGCGTGAGCGGTCCATCAACTTGCTGGCCACGGCCTGTCATACCGATTGCAAGCGGGCAAAGCCCGCCGATCGGGAAGACTATCTGGTCATGTTCGAACGGCTGAAACAGCGTGTTGACACGGTAAACCCGAAAGGGGCACTGCGTTACCCCGCTCTCTAA
- a CDS encoding Protein of uncharacterised function (DUF1281), translating to MSNWCKNRLVITGQSVFVDELQQWVNGHVVPDYRHAIQQSCRLFLAGCAGILKPATTKPGVYVPYPGLLMHPGIASPQNLAFEHWFGLLKADVTLTTENIRLIERLYRQSGLDAVKWENIPNVAKERMADVLSRQYADWFGLVGVSPDIDAGICWERLGMMPEYTAPCDMLMLIPTRLATELNGSGALLRDVPTTTDLYGRQYGVEWPSGHNAGCVRDGINTLTVHFDSPWYPPAGEVIGTVSERFSCQVEHTWYMPDAERSGYDRYDRGEHVDGGRIAAEVEAGEVIHLTYADKDSVPLSPNAAAG from the coding sequence ATGTCGAACTGGTGCAAAAACCGTTTAGTGATCACGGGCCAATCCGTTTTTGTGGATGAACTGCAGCAATGGGTCAATGGCCATGTTGTGCCTGACTACCGGCACGCCATTCAGCAGAGCTGCCGGCTATTCCTGGCCGGCTGCGCCGGCATACTGAAGCCGGCTACGACAAAACCCGGCGTTTACGTGCCTTACCCGGGTTTATTAATGCACCCGGGGATCGCATCGCCTCAGAATCTGGCCTTTGAACACTGGTTCGGGTTGCTGAAGGCGGATGTCACGTTAACGACCGAGAACATCCGTCTGATTGAACGTCTCTACCGCCAGTCGGGTCTTGACGCCGTGAAATGGGAGAATATCCCCAACGTCGCGAAGGAGCGTATGGCGGATGTCCTGTCTCGCCAGTATGCGGACTGGTTCGGCCTGGTGGGGGTGAGTCCTGACATCGATGCCGGCATATGCTGGGAACGTTTGGGCATGATGCCTGAGTATACCGCACCGTGCGATATGCTGATGCTGATCCCGACGCGTCTGGCGACCGAACTGAATGGTTCAGGCGCTTTGTTACGTGATGTGCCGACCACGACCGATCTCTATGGTCGACAGTACGGCGTCGAATGGCCATCAGGCCATAATGCCGGTTGTGTGCGGGACGGCATCAACACGCTGACGGTGCACTTTGATTCCCCGTGGTACCCGCCAGCCGGCGAGGTTATCGGGACAGTGTCGGAGCGGTTCAGTTGCCAGGTGGAACATACCTGGTACATGCCTGATGCGGAACGCAGTGGTTACGATCGCTACGACCGCGGCGAGCATGTCGACGGCGGACGAATAGCGGCTGAAGTTGAGGCCGGTGAAGTGATCCACCTGACCTACGCCGACAAGGATTCGGTGCCGTTGTCACCGAATGCAGCAGCCGGCTAA
- the ykfI_2 gene encoding Toxin YkfI — protein sequence MTIEQRYWQTIAGRLLAKYFGLALNDTDLCEAECVMALQEAGVRPFEAINNLVDKYHLVRLGASPFTPSSPYLRQAEELGVIGETEQEITDD from the coding sequence ATGACGATTGAACAACGTTACTGGCAGACCATTGCCGGCAGGTTACTGGCCAAATACTTTGGCCTGGCCTTAAACGATACCGATCTGTGTGAAGCGGAGTGCGTGATGGCTTTACAGGAAGCGGGAGTGCGGCCGTTTGAGGCGATCAACAACCTGGTGGATAAATACCACCTGGTACGCCTGGGCGCCAGTCCCTTTACCCCATCATCACCGTATCTGCGCCAGGCGGAAGAGCTGGGTGTGATCGGTGAAACAGAACAGGAGATTACCGATGACTAA
- a CDS encoding Type I restriction-modification system methyltransferase subunit, translated as MLTFTEAQKQFIDLFGQTARYHHRYKVFSDFVQCGAIAMHNRFCPDEELEKQYLAIIKGYEREDVERLAHLLALVRIALNAQACDFLGMTFMQLELGDKHRGQFFTPWSVASMMARLQFTGLEQKLQTQPFVTISEPGCGAGGMMIAAAVEMQALGYEPSQHMWVSCVDIDVVAVSMAYIQLSSLGIPGEIVLGNALANERRLVMYTPMHWLGKWSLRIHQYHSEN; from the coding sequence ATGTTGACGTTTACTGAAGCACAAAAACAATTCATCGACCTCTTTGGCCAAACGGCACGCTACCATCATCGATATAAGGTCTTCTCTGACTTTGTTCAGTGTGGCGCAATAGCAATGCACAATCGTTTCTGTCCAGACGAAGAACTGGAGAAACAGTATCTGGCGATTATCAAAGGGTATGAACGTGAAGACGTTGAGCGCCTGGCGCACTTACTTGCCCTGGTACGAATTGCACTGAATGCTCAGGCCTGTGATTTTCTGGGGATGACCTTTATGCAGCTGGAGCTCGGGGATAAACACCGTGGGCAGTTTTTCACGCCCTGGAGCGTGGCATCCATGATGGCCAGGCTGCAGTTCACCGGGCTGGAGCAAAAATTGCAAACTCAGCCGTTTGTCACCATCAGTGAACCTGGCTGTGGTGCCGGCGGCATGATGATTGCTGCTGCAGTGGAGATGCAGGCGCTGGGATACGAACCCTCACAGCATATGTGGGTTTCCTGTGTTGACATTGATGTGGTGGCTGTGTCGATGGCCTATATCCAGCTGTCATCACTGGGTATACCCGGTGAAATTGTACTGGGAAACGCATTGGCAAATGAACGTCGATTGGTGATGTATACACCGATGCATTGGCTGGGGAAATGGTCACTTCGAATACACCAGTATCATTCAGAAAATTAA